Proteins from a genomic interval of Kitasatospora herbaricolor:
- a CDS encoding aldo/keto reductase: MNDFPTRRLGGLEVGAQGLGALGLSEFYGPTDPDQAVATIRRALDLGVTLIDTADVYGHGLSEELVGRAVAGRRDEAVVATKFGVLRTGDGIGQAVRGDAEYVKQAADASLKRLGLDHIDLYFQARVDSSVPIEETAGALAELVQAGKVRYIGLSEAAPETIRRAHAVHPLAAVQTEWSLFSRQLEDEVAPTARELGIGIVPNAPLGRGLLTGRYRSTEAFGPTDFRTVAQPRFTPENFPGNLGLVDRLEPLAIELGVSVGQLALAWVQHQGEDVVPIPGTRRIDHLEENLAAATLSLGPEELAAIEAAVPAGEVAGARLTDFSLQFVDL; encoded by the coding sequence GTGAACGATTTTCCCACCCGCCGGCTGGGAGGGCTCGAAGTCGGCGCCCAAGGGCTCGGCGCGCTCGGCCTGAGCGAGTTCTACGGCCCGACCGACCCCGACCAGGCGGTGGCCACCATCCGCCGCGCCCTGGACCTCGGCGTCACGCTGATCGACACGGCCGACGTCTACGGCCACGGGCTGAGCGAGGAACTGGTCGGCCGCGCCGTCGCCGGCCGCCGCGACGAGGCCGTGGTGGCCACCAAGTTCGGCGTGCTGCGCACCGGCGACGGCATCGGACAGGCCGTCCGCGGCGACGCCGAATACGTGAAGCAGGCCGCCGACGCGTCGCTCAAGCGCCTCGGGCTGGACCACATCGACCTCTACTTCCAGGCCAGGGTCGACAGTTCCGTGCCCATCGAGGAGACGGCGGGAGCGCTGGCGGAGCTGGTGCAGGCCGGCAAGGTCCGGTACATCGGGCTCTCCGAGGCCGCTCCGGAGACCATCCGCCGCGCGCACGCCGTCCACCCGCTGGCCGCCGTGCAGACCGAGTGGTCACTGTTCTCCCGCCAGCTGGAGGATGAAGTAGCCCCGACCGCACGCGAGTTGGGCATCGGTATCGTCCCCAACGCGCCGCTCGGGCGTGGCCTGCTCACCGGGCGGTACCGCTCCACCGAGGCCTTCGGGCCCACCGACTTCCGTACCGTGGCGCAGCCGCGCTTCACTCCCGAGAACTTCCCCGGCAACCTGGGCCTGGTCGACCGGCTGGAGCCGCTGGCGATCGAGCTGGGGGTGTCGGTCGGCCAGCTCGCCCTGGCCTGGGTGCAGCACCAGGGGGAGGACGTCGTCCCCATTCCGGGCACCCGCCGCATCGACCACCTGGAGGAGAACCTGGCTGCCGCCACCCTCTCGCTGGGCCCCGAGGAGCTGGCCGCCATCGAGGCGGCGGTCCCCGCCGGCGAGGTCGCGGGCGCCCGGCTGACCGACTTCAGCCTGCAGTTCGTCGACCTCTGA
- a CDS encoding acyltransferase family protein, translating to MSERTAQPAAFSRLPSLTGLRFVAALLVFFTHLSVEGYLAPGPASAVFRYAFGLGWVGVEFFFILSGFVLTWSARQDDSRSRFWRRRLVKIFPTHLLTWVAALLLALWAGETLTGGRLLPSLFLVHAWVPELDVMRAVNLPSWSLSCELAFYLAFPWLRALTDRIRVDRLWAWVLALTAVIVLLPFADDAFVPGSPQLPGMEMSLLQNWFLVALPLVRALDFVLGILLARIVLAGRWIPLGLPGAAVLVAAGTALQLALVPTVYGFTATVALPLALLVAAAAQADVAGKASPFRSRTAVRLGEISFAFYMTHHLVLHYVRVALGGTRVWSVPEVVGLGAVLLVVTIGVSWLSYRFVEIPAVRRWSDPAVRSGVPEPVCVGAVAGTSAPS from the coding sequence ATGTCCGAGCGCACTGCTCAACCGGCCGCGTTCTCCCGCCTGCCGTCCCTCACCGGGCTGCGGTTCGTCGCGGCCCTGCTGGTCTTCTTCACCCACCTGTCCGTGGAGGGCTACCTCGCTCCCGGGCCGGCCTCCGCGGTGTTCCGCTACGCCTTCGGCCTGGGCTGGGTCGGGGTGGAGTTCTTCTTCATCCTCAGCGGGTTCGTACTGACCTGGTCGGCCCGGCAGGACGACAGCAGATCCCGGTTCTGGCGGCGCCGGCTGGTGAAGATCTTCCCGACCCACCTGCTGACCTGGGTCGCCGCGCTGCTGCTGGCGCTCTGGGCCGGCGAGACGCTGACGGGCGGCCGCCTGCTGCCGAGCCTCTTCCTGGTGCACGCCTGGGTGCCCGAGCTGGACGTCATGCGGGCCGTCAACCTGCCGAGCTGGTCGCTCAGCTGCGAGCTGGCCTTCTACCTGGCGTTCCCCTGGCTGAGGGCGCTGACCGACCGGATCCGGGTGGACCGGCTCTGGGCCTGGGTGCTGGCCCTGACGGCCGTGATCGTGCTGCTGCCGTTCGCGGACGACGCGTTCGTCCCGGGGAGCCCGCAGCTGCCCGGGATGGAGATGTCCCTGCTGCAGAACTGGTTCCTGGTCGCCCTGCCCCTGGTGCGGGCGCTGGACTTCGTGCTCGGCATCCTGCTGGCGAGGATCGTGCTGGCCGGCCGCTGGATCCCGCTCGGTCTGCCCGGGGCGGCTGTCCTGGTGGCGGCGGGTACGGCCCTCCAGCTCGCACTGGTGCCGACGGTGTACGGGTTCACCGCGACCGTCGCGCTGCCGCTGGCGCTGCTGGTCGCCGCGGCCGCGCAGGCCGACGTCGCCGGCAAGGCGTCACCGTTCCGCAGCCGCACGGCCGTGCGGCTGGGCGAGATCTCCTTCGCCTTCTACATGACGCACCACCTGGTGCTGCACTACGTCCGGGTGGCGCTGGGCGGGACCCGGGTGTGGAGCGTGCCGGAGGTGGTCGGGCTGGGAGCCGTGCTGCTGGTGGTGACCATCGGGGTGTCCTGGCTGTCCTACCGGTTCGTGGAGATTCCGGCCGTACGCCGGTGGAGCGACCCGGCGGTCCGTTCGGGGGTGCCTGAGCCGGTGTGCGTCGGCGCGGTGGCCGGGACCTCGGCGCCGAGCTGA